A stretch of the Takifugu flavidus isolate HTHZ2018 chromosome 1, ASM371156v2, whole genome shotgun sequence genome encodes the following:
- the LOC130534401 gene encoding SUN domain-containing protein 1-like isoform X5 has product MSRRSLRLDDGLLDRSLPHSSASFSVGGASWRSSRSGKCRGSRQLSLSCSESLLMDSPYKLNSSDASLLSSLVEDSSIRENTLVDSYWGLDHDMDPKESTIIADQSTVLADHTLVGPDDCDSREPVQALTRFYCHDCEPNMKESTCSISSSPSCTTAPRASAPGSSEISTVYSRVRKHKAQRAPKRHSGVMSLKEPRQNQDLHPNGALCKTTGHTFRWFRRHQPCVTSDLLTWPVLVLILLLLLFSLCWFSPAVLPTLLPAADVADTLGLNLVADLTSSLSQSDEGVTGERREAQEHLHSEPPAEVLNSSRLVRLEQSVTALWEQVEAGGRRAEQRHREVMKLYTEVLQGGGGGGGAWLTSMMEHQLQPFRALLDQKGRQALQRQSRTSRVDRLESQLQALAARTEELQSKQEAGSVGGAPRLQDGMLAQVERLEAALEDVGRDVARLSGRGDEIQQTISSQIRDGIQAQIYGSQLTEGGGASADVAPPTSLLQWLSQHYVSRADLQVALASLERSILQNISRQLEGNVRDGTGAAVSREDVRVIVDNALRRFSEDRTGMSDFALESGGGSVLVARCSETYRTKVALLSLFGFPLWYFSQSPRAVIQPDVNPGNCWAFRGSSGYLVIRLSMPIFPTAVTLEHTPKALTPSGKMDSAPRDFSVYGLDDENQERGQLLGAYTYDQDGDAVQTFTITEVCDRPFQMVEIQVTSNWGHPEYTCLYRVRVHGTPADT; this is encoded by the exons ATGTCCAGACGCAGCCTGAGGCTCGACGATGGCCTATTGGACCGTAGTCTGCCACATTCTAGCGCCTCCTTCAGTGTGGGAGgagccagctggaggagctccag GTCTGGGAAATGTCGTGGGTCCCGGcagctctccctctcctgctcggAGTCTCTCCTCATGGATTCTCCTTATAAGCTGAACAGCAGCGACGCCTCCCTGCTGTCCTCTTTGGTGGAGGACTCCTCCATTCGGGAGAACACTCTGGTGGACTCCTACTGGG GGTTGGACCATGACATGGACCCCAAAG AGAGCACCATCATTGCTGATCAGAGCACCGTCCTGGCAGACCACACTCTGGTTGGCCCAGATGACTGTGACTCCAGAGAGCCAGTCCAGGCACTCACCAGGTTCTACTGTCATGACTGCGAGCCAAACATGAAGGAGTCCACGTGCTCCATCTCCTCGTCCCCCTCCTGCACAACAGCGCCCAGAGCATCGGCACCTGGCAGCTCAGAAATTTCAACCGTCTACTCAAGAGTGCGGAAACATAAGGCACAGCGAG CTCCGAAGCGTCACAGCGGAGTCATGAGCCTAAAGGAACCCAGACAGAACCAGGATCTTCACCCAAACGGAGCTCTGT GTAAAACCACAGGTCACACGTTCAGGTGGTTCCGTAGGCACCAACCatgcgtgacctctgacctcctgactTG gcCCGTCCTGGTTCtcatccttctgctgctgctcttca GTCTGTGTTGGTTCAGTCCAGCTGTGCTGCCGACTCTCCTGCCAGCTGCTGATGTGGCAGACACACTCGGTCTGAACCTCGTCGCCGACCTCACGTCCTCCCTGAGCCAATCGGACGAAGGCGTCAcgggtgagaggagagaagcgCAGGAGCATCTCCACAGTGAACCTCCAGCAGAGGTACTGAATTCC TCGAGGCTTGTACGGCTGGAGCAAAGTGTGACGGCGCTttgggagcaggtggaggctggAGGCCGGCGGGCggagcagagacacagggaggtGATGAAGCTGTACACAGAGGTCCtgcagggcggcggcggcggcggcggggccTGGCTGACCAGCATGATGGAGCATCAGCTGCAGCCTTTCAGGGCTCTGCTGGACCAGAAAGGACGGCAG GCGCTTCAGCGGCAGAGTCGGACCTCTCGGGTGGACCGGCTGGAGTCACAGCTGCAGGCGCTGGCTGCACGGACAGAG GAACTTcagagcaaacaggaagctggCAG TGTGGGGGGAGCGCCGCGGCTCCAGGACGGCATGCTGGCTCAGGTCGAGCGCTTGGAGGCGGCTCTCGAGGACGTCGGTCGGGATGTCGCAAGGCTGTCGGGACGCGGGGACGAAATCCAGCAAACG ATTTCCTCTCAGATCCGTGACGGGATTCAGGCTCAGATCTACGGCAGCCAGCTGACGGAGGGAGGCGGGGCCTCTGCTGATGTGGCCCCCCCCACGTCTTTGTTGCAGTGGCTGTCGCAGCATTATGTGAGCAGGGCCGACCTGCAGGTGGCGCTGGCTTCCCTGGAGCGCAGCATCCTGCAGAACATCAGTAGGCAGCTGGAGGGAAACGTCCGCGATGGCACCGGGGCAGCCGTCAGCCGGGAG GACGTCCGCGTGATTGTGGACAACGCTCTGCGTCGTTTTTCTGAGGACAGGACGGGCATGTCGGACTTTGCTCTGGAGTCTGGAG ggggcagcgtCCTCGTCGCGCGTTGCTCTGAGACCTACAGGACGAAGGTGGCTCTGCTCAGCCTCTTCGGATTTCCTCTCTGGTATTTCTCGCAGTCTCCTCGAGCTGTGATCCAG CCTGACGTGAATCCGGGAAACTGTTGGGCCTTCAGAGGTTCCAGCGGTTACCTGGTAATCCGGCTCTCCATGCCCATCTTCCCTACTGCCGTCACCTTGGAGCACACCCCCAAAGCTTTGACACCGAGCGGGAAGATGGACAGCGCCCCCCGAGACTTCAGCGTTTAC GGTTTGGACGATGAGAACCAGGAGAGAGGCCAGCTGCTGGGCGCCTACACCTACGACCAGGACGGAGACGCTGTCCAGACCTTCACCATAACC GAGGTGTGCGACCGACCCTTCCAGATGGTGGAAATCCAGGTGACGTCCAACTGGGGACACCCAGAGTACACCTGTCTGTACCGCGTCAGAGTACACGGGACGCCAGCAGACACGTGA